The genome window TCCGTAATCGCTGTCTATATCGATGTAGGTATGACTTTTATTGCCTATTTTAGCGAGCGTATCGCTTATCTCTTTCATTTCAATATTTTTAAAGAGTAAGTCATTGCTAAAGCTCATTAGGTGCAACTCGCTATTTATTTTTTGCAGAGCCTCGCTTAGTGAATCAAATCCGCGAGAGAGGTCATAGATATTTATAGCTTTTGTAATGTAGAGATAAGAGAGCGGGTCAAACCATTTTGTAAAGTTGTAACCGTTATACTCCAAAAACAGCTCCACTTGAAACTTGCCGAATAACTCATAAAGTCCGTCCGTGTTTTTGTACTCTCTGCCAAATTTGCTCTGCATAGACTCGGGTGATAAAAAGCTTATATACCCTGCCATTCGACCTACTGCCATACCTGAGAGCCCGTTTTTTTTAATCGTTTCGCTGTCATAATAGCCCTCTTTAAAATCCGGGTCTTTTAGGATTGCTTCTTGCGATATTTTATTAAAAGCGATTGCCCAAGGCTGTGTTGCATGAGTTGTTGCCATAGCGATTATTTTTGATGCAAAATGCGGATATGAAATTGCAAACTGAAGCGCTTGCATACCGCCCATTGAACCGCCGATAATCGCATAAACGCTGTGTATGCCGAGTTTGTCAAAAAGAATTTTTTGAGCTTTTACCATATCTTTTACGGTGATGACCGGAAATTTGTAGCGGTATGGATTGTGATGCGGATATTGCGGGCTCATAGGACCAGTTGAACCAAAACAGCTGCCTATTACATTTGTACAGATTACAAAATATTTGTCCGTGTCTACCGCTTTGCCTGAACCTATAAAACTATCCCACCATCCCGCTTTTTTGTCATTTTCATATATTCCTGCACAGTGATGAGAACCGGTGAGTGCATGGCAGATGACGATGACATTGCTCTTCTCATCGTTAAGTTCGCCGTATGTCTCATAAGTTATATCATAAGGCTCTAAAATACGCCCGCTTTCTAAATAGAGCGGGTTTGTAAAATGCTCGGTATATGTTTTTAGGTTCAGTGACAACTTTTAGACTCTTTTTTAAAAATAGTATTAGACTTCTTTGCAAACCAAAGATCCTGAATCAAGTTCAGGATGACGAAAAGTCGAAAATCTCATCATTTACAAATTTCACAATCTCGTCATTCCAAACTTGATTTGGAATCTAACTTTTTAGTTATAAAATAAGTTTATTGCAATTTTAGCGAAAATGGCTTAAATGATGTACTTATTTTATTTTTCCAATTTCCATCTGTTCATAATCTCCAATGCTTTGTCATACTCCAACTCTTCTATCTCTTTTTTCCACTCTGAGAGCTCGCTTGCATCTACAATTGCAGTTAAGTTTTTAAAAAGAGAATCTATTTTTTTTGATTCTAGTATATCGGATTTTGAAATCGTCTCTTTTATATCGTAAAAGAGTTTTTTTAACTCCTCATCATTTAGCTTCTCAAATGAAGCATTGCTCTTCTCGTCAAAAACAACTTCTTGCAGTTTTTCTTGCGTGCTCTCTAGCGCAACTCTTAATTTCTCTATGTCGCTCTTGGTTATCTCTTGCTTTGATTTATATTTTGTATCTATATTTTGGCAAATTTCATAGAGCAGATTTGCTCTTAAGTTGCCGCTTAGACCTTTAAGCGTATGAACCAGAGAGGGTGCAGAGTCGTTATTGTCCGATATAAGTGTTGCTATATCTTTAAATTTGCTTCCGATTTCTTGCGAGAAATTTTTTAGAAGTTTATTTATTAACTCTTTTGAACTGAAAATTTTCTCCAAATACTCCATATCAAGAATACCGTCTGCCATTTTTGGTGTTGATATGGTGTCTGGGATTGTTAAATCAACTTTGCAAAATTTTGCAACTGTTTTGTAAAGCTCGTTCATATCTATGGGTTTGCCTAAATGGTCATTCATGCCTGCATCCATAGCTTTTTGTTTATCCTCTATCATAGCCGCCGCCGTAAGTGCTACTATAGGTATCTCTTTATCACTCTCTCTTATGATTTTCGTTGCTTCGTAACCGCTCATAATCGGCATTTGCAGATCCATCAGAATCAAGTTGTAGCGTAAAGGATTTGCAAAGTATTTTTCAACCGCCTCTTGCCCGTTGTTCGCCATATCTACTTCTATGGATACGCGGTTTAACATCATTGATGCCACTTCTTGATTTATTTGATTGTCTTCAACGAGTAGAACTCTGATACCGCTAAAATTTGGAAGTTTTTGTATCTCTTGAGGTACATTTTTATAAAAATCAGCTCTATCCCAAGATGCTACTTCAAATTCCAGTTCAAAACTAAATACACTTCCCATGCCCACTTGGCTCTCTGCTATTAATACTCCGCCCATTGCTTCTATAATTCTTTTAGATATAGTAAGCCCAAGTCCCGTTCCGCCATATTTTCTTGTGGTTGATGTATCTGCTTGAGTAAATGGAGTAAATAGTTTTTTTAGCTGTTCTTCGCTGATGCCTATTCCGCTGTCCTTTACGATAAATGAGATAATTGCTTTTTTTTCATTAAGCTTCTCTTTTAGCTCAATATCCAGTGATACGCTTCCACTATGGGTGAATTTTATAGCATTGCTTATGAGGTTAGAGAGAACTTGAGTAATTCTAAGTTTATCGCCTATAATTATAGAGGGCGCATTATCTTTTAATTCACAATGTGTATGAAGAGATTTTTTTCTAGCACTCTCTAAAAACATAAATTTAAGCTGCTCCATAACATCTTCTATTTTAAAACTTTTATGTTCTAGTTCAAGTTTTCCTGCTTCTATCTTAGAGTAATCAAGTATATCGTTAATGATACCTAAAAGCATTTTTGAAGAGCTGTTTACCTTGAGCAGAAGATTTTTTTGCTTATCGTCAAGTCGTGTATCAAAAAGCAGCTCGCTTAAACCTATAATGGCATTCATAGGAGTTCTAATCTCATGGCTCATGTTAGCTAAAAACTGACTTTTTGCTTTGTTGGCAAGCTCTGCTTTTTCTTTAGCCTCTTTAATGGCGATTTCCGCCTCTTTGAGTCCGGTTTGGTCAAACATATAGCCTCGTATAGAGGTTAAGTTGTTTTTTTCGTCTCTAACTAGATGTGTAAAATCATAAAACCATCTATAATTGCCGTCTTTTAATCTTAATCTATATGATTGTTCAAAGTTGTCTATGTTATTTTCTATGTAATAGGTAACTTCTTTAGAGATTCTCTCTATATCATCGTGATGGATGAGGTCTGCATATAAAAAGCTCTCGCTTTGCATCTCCTCTTTTGAATAACCCAGAATATCTAAGCAGTTTGACGATATATATTTAACCGGCCAGTTTTGTAATGGAGCCCACTCTACGGTCATAACAGGACCGCTTGAGAAGAGTTTTCTCTCCTCTTCAAGAGCGTTTAGTACTATTTTTTTCTCTGTTATATCTCTAAATACGACTATAGCACCTCCGTCGTTTGTCGGGGATACAGTTAAATTTACGGCAAAAAATGAACCGTCTTTTCTTATAAAATACTCTTCAAGTTCTTGGGTTTGTCTATCTCTTATAGTTACATAAATAGGACACTCTTCATGCGCATAAATTGAGTTATCCGGTTTGTGATGATGAAAAAGGTCATGTTGATGCGTGCTTAAAATCTCCTCTTTTGTAAAACCAAGCAAATCAACGGCACTCTGATTTACAAAAGTACACATTCCCTTTTTATCTACTCCGTATACCCCGTCTCCTATAGCATCTATCATCGTAGCTCGCTGCATAACGGATTCATGCTCTCTTTGTGCTATTTTTGACTCTGTTTCTTGAACCTGTTTATAAGATTTTATGATATAGACGATATTTCCAAAAACTAGAGAGATGAAAATAAAGCTAAAGACAAAAAGGATAAATATAACCTCTCGTTCTAACTCATTTTCATGTTTTTCTACGGTAGAGAGCAACTCTTTTATCTTTTGTTGCAGCAGCATATATTTTTGCAGCGAGACTGCATCGGTCTCTTTTGCTTCGGCTGCTCTTTTTTCAAGCGAAATTGATGTGGCGATAACGGCATTTTTAAAAAAATCTATATAAATCTCTTTTAGCTCCTCTGTCGCAAAGCCGTGAGTGCTTAAAAAATCCAGAGTGTATAGAACTTTTTTTGATGAGATTGCTGCTTCTGCCAAATAGTCATCATTTCCGATATGAGCGCTTCTATAGAGGTTTGACGCAACCAAAACTATCTCTTTGTCAAATTGATTTACATATTTTCTATGCACTAAAATATCTCTGTTTCCCTCATGCATAAAATCATAAATTATAAACAGAGCTATAAAAGAGATAGCCAAGACAAATACATTTGAGATTACTATTTTTTTACTTAGAGATATTGTCATTATCGCGCTCTTATAAAAAGATTTTCTTCAACGCTGTTTTGCCCATACTCTTCGAGCATCCAGAGGACAAATTTTTCTGCCTCTTTATTTGTCTTTAAAAAAACCAAATTTAGTTCTCTTCTTATCGGATAACTATGATTTTTGATATTTTCTTTGGACGGATTGACATTTTCCAAGGACAAAATTTTTATAGGCAGACCGTGTTTTACGATAGCATTGGCAGAACCTGCAGATATATAGCCGATACTATTTGGAATTCCGCCGACCCAAACCATCATATCGTTATTTGCTCCGGCTTCCCACGCCGAAGCATCTATCATCTTTGACTTGTCGCTGTTTTTTGGATTTTGCGGATGAAAAAGACCTGTATATTTTTCAAAAACAGCTAGTGTTCCACGGTCTAGTTTTTTTGAAACCAGATGAATTTTTTCATTTTTGCCGTTTAATTTTTGCCAGTTTTTTATATTTCCTCTATAAATGTCTATGAGGTCTTTTTTTGATATATTTCTAAGCGGATTATCGTTGTTTACCAGAAAGGCTAAAGTGTCATAACCGATTGTTGCATAAGAGAGGAGGTTTTTTTCTTGCGTGGTTAAATCTCTGCTGACCATACCGATTTCTATTTTGTTTGAAAGAAGAGAATCAACCGCATTTTGGCTACCGCCCCCGGATATGTTTAGTTTTATACCGCTCTCTTCTTTGTACTTTTGCGCAACTTGTTCGATGATGGGCTGTATAGTCGTAGCACCGACACAGTTTAGCACCGTTTCGCCGAATAAGAGACTAAAAGGCAGTAAAAAAACTAATAAATATCTCATTTTTTATCCAATATTAAAATCTGACCTTGCGCACTTTTTACAAAAAGTTCCTATAACATTAATTGAAACCTCTGAACAATTATTGAATTAGACCCTGAATGACCAAAGGAAATGCCCTTGCGGTACAAGTTCAGGGTGACGGGTAGTTCGTCATTCCAAGCTTGACTTGGAATCTAGTTTATGATTTAATCAGAGGTTTCAATTAAAATGTAATTACTTTATAATCGCTTTGAAGAGCGTTTGTAAGCATCTCTCCCGTATGAGTTAGTTCAACTCCAAGTGCGCTTAATTGCTCCGATACGCCGTAATCATCACTGCAAACTACACAAACGCTGAACTTTACGCCTGTTTGCATAACTGTTTTGACTTTCTTTTGAAGCTCTTCATTTTCGGCTAAAAGCTTTGCCGATGGCCCCCAAATCATTATTGTCGCTTCATCCCAGTAACCTCGCGGCAACATTACCGAACCGTATAAAAGTATAAGTTTCTTTGCTACCTCTTCATCGGCGCTCGACCATACTATAAGAAGTTTGTTTTTCATTTTATGCCTCCAACGCTTGTTTCATATCTGCGATGAGGTCTGTTGCACTCTCTAAACCGCATGAGATACGGATAAGTCCCGCCGGTACGCCGCAAGCTTTTAGCTCTTCATCGCTTAACTGTTGATGCGTGGTTGAAGCAGGATGAGTGATGATAGATTTTGAATCTCCGATATTTACTACCAAAGAGTAGAGCTTTGTAGCATTTACTATTTTTGTAGCTTCGGTAAGAGATGCCACTTCAAAGCTTAAAAGCCCGCTGCACGCCCCGCCCTCAAAATATTTTTGAGCATTTTTATAGTTTGCATTGCTCTTTAATCCGGGATAGTTTACTTTTTTAACTTTCGGGTGAGCTTCTAAAAACTCTGCAAGTTCAAGTGCATTTTTTGAGTGTTCACGCATACGAAGAGAGAGAGTTTCCATCCCTTGGATAAATAGCCATGAGTTAAACGGAGATAAAACGGCACCCAAATCTCTTGAAAGAGAGAGTCTTGCTCTAAGAGTGTAGGGCGGCAGATTTGTATCTACATATACAAGTCCGTGGTAAGATGCATCCGGTTTGTTAAAATGTTCATAGCGAGGATTTGCGCGAAGTTTTTCAACCAAACCTTTTCTCTCGACTAAAATTCCTCCGATTGCAAGACCTTGACCTGTTGTATATTTGCTTGCACTATGAACCGTGATATCGGCTCCATGCTCAAACGGACGACATAAAATAGGAGTTGCAACCGTGTTATCTACTACCGTTAGGATGCCGTATCTGTTGGCGATTGCAGTAATTGCCTCAATGTCTGCTACATCAATGCTGGGATTTGTTAAAGACTCAAAAAAGATAACTTTTGTTTTTTCATCTATGAGAGCTTCAAGAGATGCCATGTTATGAACATCAAAATATCTTGCCTCAATGCCGAATCTCTTAAGTGTGTGAGTATTTAAGGTTAAACTTCCGCCGTAGAGCTGTTTTGCACAAACTATATTGTCACCCGCTTCGGCAGCATTAGCGATAGCAAAAAAGATAGCGCTCATTCCGCTTGAAGTTGCAAGCGCGGCTTCACCGCCCTCAAGCATTGCAAATCTTTTTTCAAAAACATCGGTGGTCGGGTTGTTAAGACGAGTGTATATATTTCCCAACTCTTTAAGAGAGAAGAGATCCGCAGCATGCTGAGCGTCGCGAAATTCATAAGCCGTTGTTTGATAAATAGGGACAACCATAGTCCCCTGCGAATCTTTTGTATAGCCGCCGTGGAGCGCTATCGTTTGTAAATCCATCTTTTGTTGCCTTTTTTAAAAATATTTTATTTCATCTGATAAAATATTGTATCAAAAGATAACTAAAATTATTTTATTAGACCCTTTGCCCACTCTTGCATGATTTGATGAATCTCCTCTCTTGGAGCCTCCATAAACTCTATGACAATCTTATCTTTAAACTCACAAATACCGATGCTTCTTGGTCTAAGAGCTAAAACTTTCGTGTTTGGAATAGAAGGTCCAAAACAAAAAATGATATTTCTGGCATCAAGTATCCCATCTGCAATTTCACCCTCTAATGCTTTTGTATGCGCATAGTGGTCAAACAGAGCGATAAACTTTGCTACGGGATGTTTCTCTATCTTGTCTTTAAAGTATGCAGCTACTTCATCCATGCTTGAGACTCTCATCTCTTCTTTTAACAGCTCTAGGCTATAAATCGGGTATCTATCCATAAAAATTATTTTTTTCATTTTTTTCCTTTGTATAATAAATTAAAACCTCTGACTAAATTATAAACTAGATTCCAAGTCAAGCTTGGAATGACGAACTGCCCGAATGACGAACTGCCCGAATGACGAGCTGTCCGAATGACGAGCTGTCCGTCACCCTGAACTTGATTCAGGGTCTAGCTTGGAATGACGAATTGTCCGTAACTCTGAACTTGTACCACAAGGGTATTTCCTTCGGTCATTCAGGGTCTAGCCAGATATTTATTTAGAGAGTTCAATTTTACAAAATTTGCTTTAGACAAAATCTCTACTCCTGAATGCAAATCTCTTTTTTTCTTATATGCACTATAGTTTGGTAAGTTACGATAGATACTATAACCGTTACTGCACTCACCATTATATATGAAAAAATCAGCAAAGATATCTCTTTGCTCCGGTTATACATAAGCATAGCGCTAATTGCCATCGCCGCTAGCGGAAACACAAATGCCCACCAAGATATAAAAAACTTTATTTTTATAAAATTTTTGTACATAAATGCAACTAAAATCGTAAAAAACAGGGCTAGATTAAAAAGCATAAGAGCAAAAGTGTCAATTACGCCAAACATCTTAAAATATGCTATAAAACCCACAGCCGGAGGAGCAATCAGTATAAAAAGCGTAGGCATAAATTTTACACTCATTTGATTGTGAAATATAATCCTGTTTAAAATAATAGCAAACAAAACTATCCAAAAAAACATTCCGACGCTAAAAAAGTACATCAGCAGACCCAAATCCGCAAAACCGACTCCGCCGATGGGCACTAAAACATTGCCGACTATGGGTATAAACCATGCCGGATTTGAGTGGTCAAGCTGCTGATTTTGATTTATCCAAAAAGAGACGGTGTGCATAGTCAAGTAAAAGTGCAAAATAGTTCCCCCGTACCAACAAACGGCACTTACAAGAGAAAAATTTTCTTTGTAAATGATAGAGAGCATTAGCATAGATATAGATACGGCGGCAAAAAAGTTGATTCTCACTGGGTGTGAAAATTCGCTTTTAACCGCTGTTTTGTACTTTGAAAATTTTCTTATGTAAACGGATGAAACAACGATAAAGACAATCGTAGTAATATACATAAGCACTTCGCCTATAATGGAGGGGAAGTTTAGCCAAAGAGCAGCTTTTTGGTATGTAATAGTAAGCCCGCTTAAACCCATAACAACCGCATACATCATAATCGGAAAAAATTTAAGTCTGCTTTGCTTTTCCGTAATTTCCATATTAGCCTCTTATTATCAATAGTTATAATTTTTATAAATTTTACTGTTTTTTATAATAAAAGTCAATAATTTTTATAATGAAAATCAATAATATAGCGATTAAATATTATTCTGTTTGTATGGTACAATTTTGAAATAGAACAGAGGAGAGATTATGAAATCTATTCGTTTATTTGTAGCTGCTTTGATGGCAAGCAGTTATATGCATGCAGGCGATATTGACGGTAATACCGTAGTTGGCGGTGCGCTCGGTGCCGCGGCAGGTTCTGCGGTAGGTTCTGCCATCGGCGGGAAAGAGGGCGCAATTATAGGTGCAGGTGCCGGCGGTGTTATCGGAGCGGCTATTGCAAGCGATAGAGAACCAAGAAGATATGATCAAGAAAGAGTTATTATACGAGATAGAGGTGATAACCCTAATGTACATTATGATCAGGGAAGGCATCTGGGACATTATAAAAAGAAACATAAAAATAAATATAAATATGAGCATAATCGCGACCGCGACAATTATCGTGATTATGACCGTAATCGTGAACGATATTATGAACACGATCGCGGTTATGACCGTGACCGTTACCGCGGGAGAGAGTGGTAAAAATAATTTAATTTTGAGGAACAAATATAGATTGCTTCGTCGCTTAACTCCTCGCAATGACAGTCATCGGATTGACTTATTGTCATTGAGATGGTTACACTAGTATGTCATTGCGAGCGAAGCGCGGCAATCTAGTTTAATTATATATGGTAGTTTGGCGCTTCTTGCGTGATGATAACATCGTGAACATGACTCTCTTTTAGCCCCGCACTTGTTATCTCGACAAACTCCGCATTTTCCCAGAATGTAGGTATATCTTTGCTCCCGCAGTAACCCATTGACGAACGAAGTCCGCCCATCATTTGATGAACTATGCCGGCAATGCTTCCTCTAAAAGGCACACGACCTTCAATTCCCTCAGGTACAAGCTTATCTGCCGCCGTTCCCTCTTGAAAATATCTATCGTTTGACCCCTTTTGCATAGCGCCTATACTTCCCATACCGCGGTATGATTTGTATTGGCGACCTTGAAACATTATAGTCTCACCGGGTGATTCTTCAGTTCCTGCTAAAAGTGAACCTGCCATAATACAGCTTGCTCCCACTGCTAAAGCTTTTGCGATATCGCCCGAGTATTTAATCCCGCCGTCTGCTATAACAGGCACGCCGTGTTTTCTAGCTTCTTGTGCACACTCGGCAATAGCAGATATTTGAGGTACGCCGACACCTGCAACTATGCGTGTCGTACAGATTGAACCAGGTCCGATTCCTACTTTTACGCCGTCCGCACCTGCTTCTATGAGTGCCAGAACCGCTTCTGCCGTTGCTATATTTCCTGCAATTACATCTACCGTTAAAGTTTTTTTAATCTCTCTAACCGTATCAAGGATTCCCTTTGAGTGACCGTGTGCAGAGTCTAAAACCAAAACATCACAGCCTGCATCAACTAAGGCTTTTGCACGGTCAATCTGTCCCACGCCGATAGCCGCACCCACTATAAGTCTGCCAAAATCATCTTTGTTTGAGTTTGGATATTCGATGCGTTTTTTGATATCTTTTATCGTAACAAGACCTTTTAAAAATCCTTCATCATCGATAATAGGAAGCTTTTCAATCTTATTTTTATGCATAATGTCCGCCGCTTCGTCTAACGAAATCCCGCTTTTTGCCGTGATAAGAGGCATCTTCGTCATAACTTCATCTGCGCGTTTATTCATATCTTTTTGAAATCTCATATCGCGGTTTGTAAGAATTCCTAAAAGTTTATTGTGTGAATTTATTACGGGAACGCCTGAGATTTTAAACTCGTTCATAAGCTCGCTCGCATCAGCCAGTGTAGCGTCAGGATAGACATAAATCGGGTCTATGATGATACCGCTTTCGCTCTTTTTGACTTTTTTCACTTGCTTGCACTGAGTTTCAATATCCATGTTCTTGTGTATTATCCCGACTCCTCCGAGTCTCGCCATGGCAATAGCGGCTTGATACTCCGTAACCGTATCCATCGCAGCTGAAACCATAGGGATTTTTAGTGAAATATTGCGGGTTAATTTGCTCTCAAGAGAGACCTCTTTAGGCAATACTTCAGAGTACTTTGGTACAAGCAAAACATCTTCAAATGTTAAGGCGCGTTTACGAATTTTCATGATAATCCTTTTAAGGGGTAAAAGTTATAAATTCTTTGGATTATAGCCTTTTTGTGGTTAAAAAGAGGTAAAGCAATTCAGTAATAAAATCGAAACGGAAAAAGTGTATAATAGAGCAAGAAAATTAATAACACTTTAAGGCTGTAAAATGGAATCAAAAGTGCTGTTTGTATCGGTAGAAATACCGACAATCATAACTAAAAACGATTTGGAAAAAGAGTTTCCGGGACTTATTTTAACAACTATAGAAAAGTCGCTTGTAGGCGAAATTGCAAATGACAAGTTTATATTTACCACTTCCTTTGGAGTTATCACATTCTGCAATTTCAGTCACGATGAGATAAAGTCGTTTTTACATAGACTTAAAATCAAAGAGGCGCCGCACTATCAAACGGCACTTGTAAACCAAGACTATCCGATGATTATAGATGCGCTTTATGAAAAGCCGCTTATAGATACACATACCATCAAGTACAATAAATTTAACAAATCCGTAGCTTCCATAATTTCTCTTGCACTATCTCAAAGCGTCGGGCTTGAGATAAGAGAAAAATCACTGGAAAACAAGATGCAAGAGAGCAAAAAACTCTATGATAGAATAGAAAATATTAAAGCAAACGATAGAAAAAATCTTATGAGCTTTGCCGTCGGTATAGCAAAAGAGAGATTTGAGATACTTAGTCAGCTATATCTGTTGGATAAGCCGGATATTGTTTGGGATGATATAGAACTTGAGTCGCTTTACAATCAGCTTGCACTTCAACTTGAGCTAAAGTCAAGATTTGAAGTCGTAGAGTATAAAATATCTTTTTTAAAAGAGTCCGTAGAGTTTATAACGGACAGGGTAAATCAAAAATCGAGTGAATTTTTGGAGTGGATTATCATCTGCTTGATTGTAATAGAGATACTTTTTTCAACCTACGAGTATATTATCAAGCCGAATTTTTAGGTGCCGGTAATAATTTAATTATTTTCCGGTGCTGTTTTACTGGCATTTAGCTCAGATAGCAATTCAAGTTGGAGTTCTTGTATTTGCACTAGGCGATTCCATTGGTTTGAAAGAAGGTGATCTACTTTTTCATGCAGATGCCTGATTTCTAGTTCAGCTTTAAGGTTTATCTGATAATCATGCTGCGATCGAATACGATCTTTTGCTTCCTGACGATTTTGACTCATCATAATAATCGGCGCCTGAATTGCTGCAAGACACGAGAGAATAAGATTTAGAAATATAAAAGGGTATGGATCAAGCGGATGTGATATAAACATAAATGAATTTACCGCAATCCAAATTAAGAGAAAAATAGCAAAGCTGATGAGAAACACCCAACTGCCGCCAAAAGCAGCAATTTTATCAGCCATTTGTTCACCAAACGACCATTTACCTTCAAATTTTGATTCAATATCAAAAGAGAGAAGTTCATGCTCTTTAAGGCTGCGAACTACATCTTGTTCTAGGGAAGATAGTTCACCGTTTTCAGATTCGAGCAGTGAATGAAGATAGTTTTCTCTAAATTCAGCTAAATCGGTTTTGCAAATAAAGCTTTCCGTTGACCAGTTTGGGTAAGACTTTACTATTTCTGCCGCTATCTCTTTTCGTATCAATTCCCCTGAAACAATATCTTTTGTAAGAAAAGATTTTTTGCAGATAACGCAAGTTTTTTTAAGAGCGTTAATTGATGTCATAGCTAACCTTTCTTTTTTAGTTAATTTTGATTTATTTTTCCAATAGCGCAAGAAATGAAACTTTTAGCTTTTAAACCACCTTTTGTAAATGTTCCAAGCTCTTCATCTTCAACAGGATAACCGAGAGATTTTATTTTTTTGCGAAAACTTTTTTCTGCTTCTTCATCTTTTACCTCAAGCGTGATAACTATCGGTTCTTGCATCAAGTCAACGACAACTTCGCCAAACTCATCTTTTAGAGCCTCTTTTATAGTGTTTGTACATCCGCCGCATTTGACATTTAGTACTTTGAAACTTTTTTGCATAATTTTACCTTTGAACAAGAGTATAGAAATAATTTTATAAAAAATTTCTCATAACTGCCATAGACGAACTTTTAAATCCGAATCTTTCGTATAGCTTTTGAGCATTTTTATTTGTATTGTCGGTAAGAAGAGTCACTCTTTTTATATTGTTCTCTTTGCAATATTGTAGCACAT of Sulfurimonas sp. contains these proteins:
- a CDS encoding DUF6858 family protein; protein product: MKKIIFMDRYPIYSLELLKEEMRVSSMDEVAAYFKDKIEKHPVAKFIALFDHYAHTKALEGEIADGILDARNIIFCFGPSIPNTKVLALRPRSIGICEFKDKIVIEFMEAPREEIHQIMQEWAKGLIK
- a CDS encoding homoserine O-acetyltransferase; the encoded protein is MSLNLKTYTEHFTNPLYLESGRILEPYDITYETYGELNDEKSNVIVICHALTGSHHCAGIYENDKKAGWWDSFIGSGKAVDTDKYFVICTNVIGSCFGSTGPMSPQYPHHNPYRYKFPVITVKDMVKAQKILFDKLGIHSVYAIIGGSMGGMQALQFAISYPHFASKIIAMATTHATQPWAIAFNKISQEAILKDPDFKEGYYDSETIKKNGLSGMAVGRMAGYISFLSPESMQSKFGREYKNTDGLYELFGKFQVELFLEYNGYNFTKWFDPLSYLYITKAINIYDLSRGFDSLSEALQKINSELHLMSFSNDLLFKNIEMKEISDTLAKIGNKSHTYIDIDSDYGHDAFLVEVDKFEDYVRDILNG
- a CDS encoding O-acetylhomoserine aminocarboxypropyltransferase/cysteine synthase family protein encodes the protein MDLQTIALHGGYTKDSQGTMVVPIYQTTAYEFRDAQHAADLFSLKELGNIYTRLNNPTTDVFEKRFAMLEGGEAALATSSGMSAIFFAIANAAEAGDNIVCAKQLYGGSLTLNTHTLKRFGIEARYFDVHNMASLEALIDEKTKVIFFESLTNPSIDVADIEAITAIANRYGILTVVDNTVATPILCRPFEHGADITVHSASKYTTGQGLAIGGILVERKGLVEKLRANPRYEHFNKPDASYHGLVYVDTNLPPYTLRARLSLSRDLGAVLSPFNSWLFIQGMETLSLRMREHSKNALELAEFLEAHPKVKKVNYPGLKSNANYKNAQKYFEGGACSGLLSFEVASLTEATKIVNATKLYSLVVNIGDSKSIITHPASTTHQQLSDEELKACGVPAGLIRISCGLESATDLIADMKQALEA
- a CDS encoding substrate-binding domain-containing protein encodes the protein MRYLLVFLLPFSLLFGETVLNCVGATTIQPIIEQVAQKYKEESGIKLNISGGGSQNAVDSLLSNKIEIGMVSRDLTTQEKNLLSYATIGYDTLAFLVNNDNPLRNISKKDLIDIYRGNIKNWQKLNGKNEKIHLVSKKLDRGTLAVFEKYTGLFHPQNPKNSDKSKMIDASAWEAGANNDMMVWVGGIPNSIGYISAGSANAIVKHGLPIKILSLENVNPSKENIKNHSYPIRRELNLVFLKTNKEAEKFVLWMLEEYGQNSVEENLFIRAR
- a CDS encoding ATP-binding protein; translation: MTISLSKKIVISNVFVLAISFIALFIIYDFMHEGNRDILVHRKYVNQFDKEIVLVASNLYRSAHIGNDDYLAEAAISSKKVLYTLDFLSTHGFATEELKEIYIDFFKNAVIATSISLEKRAAEAKETDAVSLQKYMLLQQKIKELLSTVEKHENELEREVIFILFVFSFIFISLVFGNIVYIIKSYKQVQETESKIAQREHESVMQRATMIDAIGDGVYGVDKKGMCTFVNQSAVDLLGFTKEEILSTHQHDLFHHHKPDNSIYAHEECPIYVTIRDRQTQELEEYFIRKDGSFFAVNLTVSPTNDGGAIVVFRDITEKKIVLNALEEERKLFSSGPVMTVEWAPLQNWPVKYISSNCLDILGYSKEEMQSESFLYADLIHHDDIERISKEVTYYIENNIDNFEQSYRLRLKDGNYRWFYDFTHLVRDEKNNLTSIRGYMFDQTGLKEAEIAIKEAKEKAELANKAKSQFLANMSHEIRTPMNAIIGLSELLFDTRLDDKQKNLLLKVNSSSKMLLGIINDILDYSKIEAGKLELEHKSFKIEDVMEQLKFMFLESARKKSLHTHCELKDNAPSIIIGDKLRITQVLSNLISNAIKFTHSGSVSLDIELKEKLNEKKAIISFIVKDSGIGISEEQLKKLFTPFTQADTSTTRKYGGTGLGLTISKRIIEAMGGVLIAESQVGMGSVFSFELEFEVASWDRADFYKNVPQEIQKLPNFSGIRVLLVEDNQINQEVASMMLNRVSIEVDMANNGQEAVEKYFANPLRYNLILMDLQMPIMSGYEATKIIRESDKEIPIVALTAAAMIEDKQKAMDAGMNDHLGKPIDMNELYKTVAKFCKVDLTIPDTISTPKMADGILDMEYLEKIFSSKELINKLLKNFSQEIGSKFKDIATLISDNNDSAPSLVHTLKGLSGNLRANLLYEICQNIDTKYKSKQEITKSDIEKLRVALESTQEKLQEVVFDEKSNASFEKLNDEELKKLFYDIKETISKSDILESKKIDSLFKNLTAIVDASELSEWKKEIEELEYDKALEIMNRWKLEK
- a CDS encoding DsrE family protein, whose product is MKNKLLIVWSSADEEVAKKLILLYGSVMLPRGYWDEATIMIWGPSAKLLAENEELQKKVKTVMQTGVKFSVCVVCSDDYGVSEQLSALGVELTHTGEMLTNALQSDYKVITF